Proteins from one Niallia circulans genomic window:
- a CDS encoding TerD family protein: MGVMLSKGQKVDLTKSNPGLSTVTVGLGWDINQMGANYDLDASAFLLGGNSKVLSDQDFIFYNNPNGAGGSVMYSGDNRTGMGHQDDEQIRIDLNRVPPSIQRIAFTITIHNAYEKGQNFGHVSNAYVRIVNEANQTELIRFNLGRDYTVETAIVAAELYRHNSEWKFNAIGSGFQGGLAALCRNFGVTVDDEPAPQNSFAAQPQSFAPPVQNQPYYDNTNTYSSSFPASGAGSFAPSSPPPAPAYGQASVGGYQQQGYGHSQPPTGAYGDDNIVCPRCSSTNVRTGEKGFGLGKAAIGGLILGPIGLLGGFIGKNQLKFTCNSCGNNWSPSNTDYAEWGRQQKQRAKELFMRFKSPDVLDAVVASCALVSMADGRLDPAEERKMMEFIHQSEELRVFDINKVQQQFNHFVRRIEYDQIVGRAEAFRALGKVRSKPEVARLVARYCISIGYADGHFDQREKQTVAEICQELGLNPNEFLS, encoded by the coding sequence ATGGGCGTAATGCTTAGCAAAGGCCAGAAAGTGGACTTAACGAAGTCCAATCCTGGTTTAAGCACGGTAACGGTTGGGTTAGGCTGGGACATCAATCAAATGGGAGCTAATTATGATTTAGATGCTTCTGCATTTTTGCTTGGAGGCAACAGCAAGGTTCTTAGCGATCAGGATTTTATTTTTTACAATAACCCGAATGGAGCGGGCGGTTCTGTCATGTACAGCGGTGATAACAGGACAGGTATGGGTCATCAAGATGATGAACAAATAAGAATAGACCTGAATAGAGTACCTCCTTCCATACAGCGTATTGCCTTCACAATTACCATACATAATGCTTATGAAAAAGGGCAAAATTTTGGACATGTTTCAAATGCATATGTAAGGATTGTAAATGAAGCCAATCAAACAGAACTAATTCGTTTTAATCTTGGCCGGGATTATACAGTAGAGACAGCAATCGTTGCTGCGGAATTATATCGCCATAACAGTGAGTGGAAGTTTAATGCAATCGGAAGCGGCTTTCAAGGCGGACTTGCTGCATTATGCAGGAATTTCGGAGTTACAGTTGATGATGAGCCAGCACCACAAAATTCTTTTGCTGCCCAGCCGCAAAGCTTTGCTCCGCCTGTACAAAATCAACCATATTACGATAACACGAACACCTACTCAAGTTCATTTCCAGCGAGCGGGGCAGGCTCTTTCGCTCCCTCCAGTCCGCCGCCAGCGCCAGCTTATGGACAAGCATCTGTTGGTGGTTATCAGCAGCAAGGGTACGGTCATAGCCAGCCACCAACAGGAGCTTATGGTGATGATAATATCGTCTGTCCTAGATGCAGCAGCACAAATGTTAGAACAGGTGAAAAGGGATTTGGCTTGGGAAAAGCGGCAATTGGCGGCTTAATACTTGGTCCAATTGGTTTGCTGGGAGGATTTATCGGCAAAAATCAGCTGAAGTTCACTTGCAATAGCTGTGGAAACAATTGGTCACCATCCAATACAGACTATGCAGAGTGGGGCAGGCAGCAAAAACAGCGAGCAAAGGAGCTGTTCATGCGCTTTAAAAGTCCTGATGTTCTTGATGCAGTTGTTGCGTCCTGTGCCCTTGTCAGCATGGCAGACGGCAGGCTTGATCCTGCTGAAGAACGGAAGATGATGGAATTTATCCATCAAAGCGAGGAACTGCGGGTATTTGATATAAACAAGGTCCAGCAGCAATTCAATCATTTTGTTAGAAGAATAGAATATGATCAAATAGTCGGCAGAGCAGAAGCCTTCAGAGCATTAGGAAAGGTTCGTTCAAAGCCGGAGGTTGCAAGACTTGTGGCAAGATACTGTATTTCCATCGGTTATGCTGACGGGCACTTCGACCAAAGAGAAAAACAAACGGTCGCAGAGATTTGTCAGGAGCTTGGCCTTAATCCGAACGAGTTCCTATCATAA
- a CDS encoding putative bifunctional diguanylate cyclase/phosphodiesterase, protein MKKPFNIYKNSDMRIPLIYLIISACWVLFSSYILTYFTGDLRNLASYEMLKGWIFICVTSGILYILIRRERIRNEQSNRMRLNAEFKFRTLVEESLLGIYILHEGRFAYINTTFLDLSGYSSKELLQMPFSDLILPLQEGNEVGLYNNRAELQLKKKDGTMLDVVVLSHKVSVIHNDAPAIMGSILDNTEKRKYQRKLERLAFYDPLTNLANRRMLSQSFEEALLNASVEKGKLALLFIDLDHFKGINDSIGHDMGDKVLKGLAERIVNCIPERGLVSRYGGDEFTVMIPDIHSEQEGVVIANDLITTFNEPLYIENQQFYITLSIGIAIFPEHGEELETLEKNADIAMYFAKEKGRNNSQLFTKSMRIFMVEKLHLQHELRKAIEHIDNHFFLVYQPKIDVVANKVLGVEALLRWKHPEAGLISPARFIPIAEEMGTINALSKWVMNKASRQLRSWNEKGIKMSICVNVSPLLFQQADFVESTLLAIEEAGVEPCDVQLEITESVLTNYLDEAIDKLNLLKSNGLTIAIDDFGTGYSSLSVLRKMPIDRLKIDQSFIRDLQKDQEIVALIISMANKLGMHVTAEGVETLEQCKQLKDLHCSEMQGYFFSKPITAEEMEGYLKSPPISTSI, encoded by the coding sequence ATGAAAAAACCATTTAACATATATAAAAACTCCGACATGAGGATACCACTTATCTATTTGATCATTTCTGCATGCTGGGTTTTGTTCTCATCCTATATACTCACCTATTTCACTGGCGATTTGCGCAATTTAGCTTCCTATGAAATGTTAAAGGGTTGGATATTCATCTGTGTGACGAGTGGTATTCTATACATACTTATAAGAAGAGAGCGAATTCGAAATGAGCAATCAAACAGAATGCGCTTAAATGCTGAATTCAAATTTAGGACATTGGTTGAGGAATCGCTTTTAGGGATTTATATCCTGCACGAGGGAAGATTTGCTTATATTAATACTACCTTTCTTGACCTAAGTGGCTACAGCAGCAAAGAACTGCTGCAAATGCCTTTTTCTGACCTGATTTTGCCCTTGCAAGAAGGAAATGAAGTAGGCCTTTACAATAATAGGGCAGAGCTGCAGCTTAAGAAAAAGGATGGTACTATGCTTGACGTTGTTGTTCTGTCCCATAAAGTAAGTGTGATACATAATGACGCTCCCGCGATTATGGGGTCTATTTTAGATAATACAGAGAAGCGTAAATACCAAAGGAAATTAGAGAGACTGGCGTTCTATGACCCATTAACAAATCTGGCAAATCGCCGGATGCTTTCCCAATCATTTGAGGAAGCTTTATTAAATGCTAGTGTAGAAAAGGGGAAGCTAGCATTGTTATTTATCGACTTAGATCACTTTAAAGGAATCAATGACAGCATTGGTCACGATATGGGTGATAAGGTGCTAAAGGGACTTGCAGAAAGAATTGTCAATTGTATACCGGAACGAGGACTTGTTTCACGATATGGTGGAGATGAGTTTACTGTGATGATTCCAGACATTCATTCCGAACAAGAGGGCGTAGTTATTGCCAATGATTTAATAACGACATTTAATGAGCCGTTATATATTGAAAACCAGCAATTTTATATTACATTAAGCATTGGCATTGCCATTTTCCCTGAGCATGGGGAAGAGCTGGAGACGCTTGAAAAGAATGCCGATATCGCGATGTACTTTGCCAAGGAAAAGGGACGGAACAATTCACAGCTGTTCACAAAAAGTATGAGGATATTTATGGTTGAAAAGCTTCACCTCCAGCATGAGCTAAGAAAGGCGATTGAACATATTGATAACCATTTCTTCTTAGTCTATCAGCCTAAAATTGATGTTGTGGCAAATAAGGTATTAGGTGTAGAGGCATTGCTGCGCTGGAAGCATCCTGAGGCTGGTTTGATTTCACCAGCACGATTTATTCCTATTGCAGAAGAAATGGGAACGATTAATGCACTAAGCAAGTGGGTCATGAATAAAGCGAGCAGGCAGTTGAGAAGCTGGAATGAAAAGGGAATTAAAATGTCAATTTGCGTTAATGTTTCTCCATTATTATTTCAGCAAGCCGATTTTGTGGAGAGCACTCTTCTCGCAATAGAAGAGGCAGGAGTTGAACCATGTGATGTACAATTGGAGATTACAGAAAGTGTGCTGACCAATTATCTGGACGAGGCAATTGATAAGCTCAATCTGCTGAAGAGCAACGGACTGACTATTGCCATTGATGATTTCGGCACAGGCTACTCGTCTTTAAGTGTATTAAGGAAAATGCCAATAGACAGGTTGAAGATTGACCAGTCCTTTATAAGAGATTTGCAAAAGGACCAAGAGATTGTTGCATTAATTATTTCAATGGCAAACAAGCTTGGAATGCATGTAACCGCTGAAGGTGTGGAAACACTTGAACAGTGTAAGCAGCTTAAGGATTTACATTGTAGTGAAATGCAAGGCTATTTTTTCAGCAAACCGATTACAGCAGAAGAGATGGAAGGATACTTAAAGAGTCCGCCGATTTCAACCTCTATTTAA
- a CDS encoding manganese catalase family protein, translating into MFRHQKELQFEVKVDKPDPMLARQIQEVLGGQFGEMTVMMQYLFQGFNCRGNEKYKDMLMDIGTEEIGHVEMLCSLISQLLDGASPDDQAEAAKDPTIAAIMGGVNPQHLLVSGLGGLPTNSNGVPWNGSYIVASGNLLADMRSNLHAESQGRLQVARLYHMTKDEGVRATFRKMLARDRYHQYQWLAAIEELEGKNGVVVPASFPPEMEKESQPEAYEFWNLSEGTESSEGLWATGSAKDGSGDFVYVKEPVAKGQVPKNKVPAESLHHDLNTIDTLK; encoded by the coding sequence GTGTTTCGTCATCAAAAGGAATTACAATTTGAAGTAAAAGTAGACAAGCCAGATCCAATGCTCGCACGCCAAATTCAAGAGGTCCTTGGTGGACAATTCGGAGAAATGACTGTTATGATGCAATATCTTTTTCAAGGGTTTAATTGTCGTGGGAATGAAAAATATAAGGATATGCTTATGGACATCGGCACAGAGGAAATTGGCCATGTTGAAATGCTATGTTCCCTTATAAGCCAGCTGTTAGATGGCGCATCACCAGATGATCAGGCAGAAGCAGCCAAAGATCCAACGATAGCTGCTATTATGGGCGGAGTTAATCCCCAGCATCTGCTAGTAAGTGGTTTGGGAGGACTTCCGACTAACTCTAATGGAGTACCTTGGAATGGTTCTTATATCGTAGCAAGCGGAAATCTTTTGGCAGATATGCGATCAAACCTTCATGCTGAAAGCCAAGGCCGCCTTCAGGTTGCGCGACTTTACCATATGACAAAAGATGAAGGTGTCAGAGCTACTTTTAGAAAGATGCTGGCTCGTGACAGATATCATCAATATCAATGGCTTGCAGCGATCGAGGAGTTGGAAGGGAAAAACGGAGTTGTTGTACCAGCTAGCTTCCCGCCAGAAATGGAGAAAGAATCGCAGCCTGAAGCTTATGAATTCTGGAACCTCTCTGAAGGAACAGAGTCATCTGAAGGCTTATGGGCAACTGGCTCAGCAAAAGATGGTTCTGGAGACTTTGTATATGTGAAAGAGCCTGTTGCAAAAGGACAAGTACCTAAAAATAAAGTGCCAGCAGAATCGCTGCACCATGACTTAAATACAATCGACACACTCAAATAA
- a CDS encoding STAS domain-containing protein has translation MVENIKHLGNILLQQKREIAWTVHERRLEGESLETLKAIRHVEEELLKLRAHFISLFGQSLLNQMDFEGSLKMFANWGINTGASLSAQGVPLDEALKDVAFYRRAIWEVLKKEIKEKAFSIDEVFEVKDIIDPLLDYALYNFSLSYVDSYTNTLNNSRRAFLELSVPVVPITKDIAILPLIGDIDTERAQLLMEETLIKTRDMGINHLIIDISGVVIIDTMVANELFKLMDGLRLLGIATIFSGVRPEIAQTMVNLGLNTKDLVTRASLRQALALLERESII, from the coding sequence ATGGTAGAAAATATAAAGCATCTAGGTAATATATTATTACAACAAAAGAGAGAGATTGCATGGACTGTGCATGAACGCAGATTAGAAGGAGAAAGCTTAGAAACACTTAAAGCGATTCGCCATGTGGAAGAGGAGCTTCTTAAGCTGCGTGCTCATTTTATTTCTCTATTCGGACAAAGCCTGTTAAACCAAATGGATTTTGAAGGTTCTCTTAAGATGTTTGCAAACTGGGGAATTAACACTGGTGCGAGTCTCTCTGCACAAGGTGTGCCGTTAGATGAAGCGTTAAAGGATGTGGCTTTTTACAGAAGAGCCATATGGGAAGTATTAAAAAAGGAAATAAAGGAAAAAGCATTTTCTATTGATGAGGTTTTTGAAGTAAAGGACATTATTGATCCGTTATTAGATTATGCTCTGTACAATTTTAGCCTTTCCTATGTTGATTCTTATACAAATACCCTCAACAATTCAAGGAGAGCCTTTTTGGAGCTGTCTGTTCCAGTAGTGCCAATTACAAAGGATATTGCAATCCTGCCGCTGATTGGTGATATTGATACAGAAAGGGCCCAGCTGCTCATGGAAGAAACATTAATAAAAACAAGGGATATGGGAATTAATCACTTAATTATCGATATTTCCGGCGTGGTTATTATTGATACGATGGTTGCAAATGAATTGTTCAAGCTAATGGATGGCTTAAGGCTTCTGGGCATTGCAACCATTTTCTCCGGCGTTCGCCCAGAGATAGCTCAAACAATGGTGAATCTTGGCTTGAATACGAAGGATCTTGTTACAAGAGCAAGCTTGAGACAAGCACTGGCACTATTAGAGAGAGAAAGTATAATATAA
- a CDS encoding biotin-dependent carboxyltransferase family protein: protein MSLRVERPGLLTSLQDLGRYGYQKYGVIVGGAMDSISLRIANLLVGNQEKEAVLEMTLVGASFIAEQDLLIAVTGGDMLVVIDEKTVPLWRPVFMKKGSQLRFQSSQTGCRTYLAVAGGFAVDEVMESKSTYLRGELGGYKGRRLQTGDIINCGIFVSTPISEQLRNSLSGSFSATKWHVNPESFINLQEKVIRVLKGGEFELFTKESQEHFFKGEYQITPNSDRMGFRLQGAPLEMKEPLELISEPVTNGTIQVPKDGNPIVLLADRQTTGGYPKFAQVATVDLPLLAQKKPGEKIRFKEISLEEAEQLYIRQEQHLEKLKAGLQLKTLKMTSSAIKL, encoded by the coding sequence ATGAGTTTACGAGTGGAGCGCCCAGGATTACTTACAAGTCTTCAAGATTTGGGCAGATATGGCTATCAAAAATATGGTGTTATTGTCGGTGGGGCAATGGATTCTATTTCTCTGCGGATTGCAAATCTGCTTGTTGGCAATCAGGAAAAAGAAGCGGTCTTAGAGATGACATTAGTGGGAGCCTCTTTCATTGCAGAACAGGACTTGCTTATCGCTGTTACGGGTGGAGATATGCTAGTAGTTATTGATGAAAAGACTGTGCCATTATGGCGCCCTGTATTTATGAAGAAAGGGAGCCAGCTTCGCTTCCAATCTTCGCAAACAGGCTGCAGAACTTATTTGGCTGTTGCTGGCGGTTTTGCTGTGGACGAAGTTATGGAGAGTAAAAGCACCTATTTACGGGGGGAACTAGGCGGTTATAAAGGTCGAAGATTACAAACAGGAGATATAATAAACTGTGGCATATTTGTAAGCACTCCAATTTCCGAACAGCTTAGGAATTCTTTATCTGGTTCGTTTTCTGCAACCAAGTGGCATGTTAATCCAGAATCGTTTATTAATTTGCAGGAAAAGGTAATTCGCGTTCTTAAAGGCGGAGAATTCGAGCTTTTTACGAAGGAGAGCCAAGAGCATTTTTTTAAGGGTGAATATCAGATCACTCCTAATTCTGACAGAATGGGTTTTCGTCTTCAGGGAGCACCTCTTGAGATGAAAGAGCCATTGGAGCTTATTTCTGAACCTGTAACAAATGGCACCATTCAGGTTCCGAAAGATGGAAACCCAATTGTTTTGCTTGCGGATAGGCAAACGACAGGAGGCTATCCAAAATTTGCTCAAGTAGCAACAGTTGATCTTCCTCTGCTTGCCCAGAAGAAGCCTGGAGAGAAAATCCGCTTTAAAGAAATTTCATTAGAAGAGGCAGAACAGCTATATATAAGACAAGAACAGCACCTGGAAAAACTGAAGGCCGGTCTTCAGCTAAAAACACTGAAAATGACGAGCAGTGCAATAAAGCTATAA
- the pxpB gene encoding 5-oxoprolinase subunit PxpB produces MGQNIIGSFRNINIKPLGDSAIIVQFGTDISPEVHIKVKAFSNHLDKYPFGGFVEYVPAFTSVTVFYHPLTVYQMYKGEKSKEKLSPYKIVHSIVEKKLEKLQAPQASEQRVVEIPVCYDVELGPDLEAVADYHSLSPAEVIEIHSKAEYLVFMIGFAPGFPYLGGMSEQIATPRHTSPRLSIPAGSVGIAGMQTGVYPISTPGGWQIIGRTPVDLFYPDRNPPSLLQSGDIVRFKPISIEEYNGYKETLV; encoded by the coding sequence ATGGGGCAAAATATCATTGGTAGTTTTAGAAATATAAACATAAAGCCGCTTGGAGATTCAGCGATAATTGTCCAATTTGGTACGGACATCAGTCCAGAGGTGCATATAAAGGTAAAAGCATTCTCAAATCATCTTGATAAATACCCTTTTGGCGGTTTTGTTGAGTATGTCCCCGCCTTTACAAGTGTAACTGTCTTTTATCACCCATTAACTGTTTACCAAATGTACAAAGGTGAGAAAAGTAAAGAAAAGCTGTCACCATATAAAATCGTCCATTCTATCGTTGAGAAAAAGCTAGAAAAATTACAAGCACCACAAGCGAGTGAACAAAGGGTAGTTGAAATCCCAGTATGCTATGACGTGGAGCTTGGTCCTGACTTGGAAGCGGTGGCAGATTACCATTCTCTGTCCCCGGCGGAGGTTATCGAAATCCATTCAAAAGCAGAATATCTCGTTTTTATGATTGGATTTGCCCCTGGCTTTCCATATTTGGGAGGAATGTCAGAACAGATTGCAACACCTCGTCACACATCACCAAGATTATCCATACCAGCAGGATCTGTTGGCATTGCCGGCATGCAAACAGGGGTATATCCAATTTCGACTCCAGGAGGCTGGCAAATTATTGGACGTACGCCTGTAGATCTCTTTTATCCAGATAGAAATCCTCCAAGTCTTCTCCAATCAGGTGATATTGTCAGATTCAAGCCGATTTCTATAGAAGAATATAACGGGTATAAGGAGACGTTAGTATGA
- the pcp gene encoding pyroglutamyl-peptidase I has product MQKILLTGFDPFGGEETNPALESVKKLDGVHVGDYVIVSKELPTVFDDSIARLTEYVKELEPALIICVGQAGGRPDVTIERIAINVNDARIADNKGQQPIDTAIVEDGPAAYWSTLPIKAIVKAMRDNGVPASVSQTAGTFVCNHIFYGLMHLLEQAGNKIRGGFIHIPFLPSQAAVHPNQPSMALETIVKGLQTAVETAIANEKDIKEVGGQTH; this is encoded by the coding sequence GTGCAGAAGATTTTACTGACAGGTTTTGATCCGTTTGGAGGAGAAGAGACAAATCCGGCGCTGGAATCTGTGAAGAAGCTCGATGGGGTACATGTTGGTGACTATGTGATCGTATCAAAGGAACTTCCAACAGTGTTTGATGACTCAATTGCAAGATTAACAGAATACGTAAAGGAACTTGAACCGGCGCTTATCATTTGTGTGGGCCAAGCCGGCGGTCGTCCCGATGTAACAATTGAGCGAATTGCTATCAATGTTAATGACGCAAGGATTGCTGATAATAAAGGCCAGCAGCCAATCGACACAGCTATTGTTGAGGATGGTCCGGCAGCTTACTGGTCAACCCTGCCTATTAAGGCGATTGTTAAAGCAATGCGAGATAATGGCGTGCCTGCTTCTGTTTCGCAAACTGCCGGCACCTTTGTATGTAACCATATTTTCTATGGTTTGATGCACTTGCTTGAACAAGCAGGAAACAAGATTAGGGGAGGATTTATTCATATCCCATTTCTACCAAGTCAGGCAGCAGTACATCCTAACCAGCCGAGCATGGCGCTTGAAACAATTGTTAAAGGTCTGCAAACAGCCGTTGAAACAGCGATTGCCAATGAGAAAGACATAAAGGAAGTAGGCGGCCAGACACATTAA
- a CDS encoding DUF979 domain-containing protein has product MHLITLDTLYYLLGIIVAFVAIRVAVDKNHPTRVGSSIFWGIFAITFLFGKQIPPLYVGYLVLIMVLVASIGKVTKSKEEEPDPVERDGHAERLKNKIFIPAILIPLLTIIGTLTLGKIKFGSVQLVNPENVTLIALGLATIIAFVAAQRITRAKATVPINEGSRLLQAVGWAVILPQMLAALGGIFSKAGVGDVVSGIVGDLLPTNYAFVAVAAYCIGMLLFTMIMGNAFAAFAVITGGIGLPLIVQLHGGNPAIMAALGMFAGYCGTLMTPMAANFNIVPTMLLNLKDKNAVIKAQIPIAIPVFIVNMLLMYFLVYHF; this is encoded by the coding sequence ATGCACTTAATTACACTTGATACGCTTTATTACTTATTAGGCATTATAGTAGCCTTTGTTGCTATTCGTGTTGCGGTTGATAAAAATCATCCGACGCGTGTTGGCTCTTCAATTTTCTGGGGTATATTTGCGATAACCTTCTTGTTTGGCAAGCAGATTCCGCCGCTTTACGTTGGTTATCTTGTTTTGATTATGGTGCTAGTTGCTTCTATTGGAAAAGTAACAAAGTCCAAGGAAGAGGAACCAGATCCTGTTGAAAGGGATGGTCATGCGGAGAGGCTGAAAAATAAAATTTTCATTCCTGCTATCCTGATTCCGTTGTTAACGATTATTGGCACACTTACACTTGGGAAAATTAAATTTGGTTCTGTCCAGCTTGTAAATCCTGAGAATGTTACATTGATTGCTCTTGGTCTTGCTACGATTATTGCTTTTGTAGCAGCACAGCGTATTACGAGGGCGAAGGCAACCGTTCCTATAAATGAAGGCAGCCGTCTTTTGCAAGCCGTTGGCTGGGCTGTTATCTTGCCGCAGATGCTTGCGGCACTTGGAGGCATCTTCTCTAAGGCTGGAGTCGGTGATGTCGTATCAGGTATTGTAGGGGATCTTTTGCCAACAAATTATGCCTTTGTTGCAGTAGCAGCCTATTGCATTGGGATGCTGTTGTTCACAATGATCATGGGTAATGCCTTTGCTGCGTTTGCTGTTATAACGGGAGGAATTGGTCTGCCGCTTATTGTTCAACTGCATGGAGGGAATCCTGCAATTATGGCAGCACTCGGCATGTTTGCCGGTTATTGTGGAACGTTAATGACACCGATGGCAGCGAACTTTAATATCGTTCCAACAATGCTTTTGAACTTAAAGGATAAAAACGCAGTAATAAAGGCACAAATCCCAATTGCTATTCCTGTATTTATTGTTAATATGCTGTTAATGTATTTTCTAGTGTATCACTTTTAA
- a CDS encoding DUF969 domain-containing protein: MIKLIGILVVALGFAFRFNTLLVVTVAGITTGLVAGYSFNEIITLFGQFFIDNRYMSLPIILTLPVIGILERYGLKERAESLIKKAKNATTGRVLLTYLFIREGSAAIGLNIGGHAQTVRPLVAPMAEGAAAARYGELPEKTKNDIKAHSAAAENTGWFFGEDIFIATGAILLMKGFFDSVGIHVGVWDMALWGIPTAITALIVSWFRFNRLDKRIAREAGASSNNVPTTNDKEEGAL; this comes from the coding sequence ATGATAAAGCTAATCGGAATTCTTGTTGTTGCACTTGGTTTTGCATTTCGCTTTAATACTTTGCTTGTTGTAACGGTGGCAGGCATCACAACTGGTCTTGTGGCTGGTTATTCTTTTAATGAAATCATCACGTTATTCGGACAGTTTTTTATTGATAACCGTTATATGTCCCTACCGATAATCCTTACATTGCCGGTAATCGGAATTTTAGAGCGCTACGGGTTAAAGGAGCGGGCTGAATCTTTAATCAAAAAGGCGAAAAATGCAACAACAGGACGTGTGCTGTTGACGTATTTATTCATCAGGGAAGGATCTGCAGCAATTGGTCTTAACATTGGAGGACATGCCCAAACAGTTCGTCCTCTTGTTGCGCCAATGGCTGAGGGAGCAGCTGCTGCACGATACGGAGAGCTGCCGGAGAAAACAAAAAATGATATTAAGGCACATTCTGCTGCTGCTGAAAACACAGGCTGGTTTTTCGGAGAGGATATCTTTATCGCGACAGGCGCAATCTTGCTTATGAAGGGCTTCTTTGATTCAGTTGGCATTCATGTTGGAGTCTGGGATATGGCGCTTTGGGGAATTCCTACTGCAATAACTGCTTTAATTGTCAGCTGGTTCCGTTTTAACCGTCTCGATAAAAGAATTGCTAGAGAAGCTGGTGCAAGTTCAAATAACGTACCAACAACGAATGATAAGGAAGAGGGGGCTCTGTAA
- a CDS encoding LamB/YcsF family protein has product MYKVDLNCDLGESFGAYTLGMDEDILRFVTSANIACGFHAGDPSVMQKTVKLALKNNVQIGAHPGLPDLAGFGRRNMKITPQEAHDMVIYQIGALAGFVKAEGTKMQHVKPHGALYNMAAKDSKLAIAIAEAVYKVDSELILFGLAGSELIRAGEKIGLQTANEVFSDRTYEADGTLTPRTEPDALIHDKKQAVEQVVRMIKEGQVLSRQHVDVPVKADTVCIHGDGAAALAFAQQIKETLELSGIEIKAFRS; this is encoded by the coding sequence TTGTATAAAGTTGATTTGAATTGTGACTTAGGAGAAAGTTTTGGAGCATATACGCTAGGAATGGATGAAGATATTCTGCGCTTCGTTACGTCCGCAAATATTGCCTGTGGCTTCCATGCAGGTGACCCGTCCGTAATGCAGAAAACCGTTAAGCTGGCATTAAAAAACAATGTTCAAATCGGGGCACATCCAGGTCTTCCTGATTTAGCAGGCTTTGGGCGCAGAAATATGAAAATTACGCCACAGGAAGCACATGATATGGTCATTTACCAAATTGGTGCATTAGCTGGCTTTGTCAAAGCAGAAGGAACCAAAATGCAGCATGTCAAACCTCATGGTGCCTTATACAATATGGCTGCTAAGGACAGCAAACTTGCAATCGCAATTGCAGAAGCTGTCTACAAAGTTGATTCTGAGTTGATTTTATTTGGGCTTGCGGGCAGCGAGTTAATTCGTGCCGGAGAAAAAATCGGCTTACAAACAGCAAATGAGGTTTTTTCAGATCGCACTTATGAAGCTGACGGCACATTAACACCAAGAACAGAGCCGGACGCTCTTATACATGACAAAAAACAAGCAGTTGAACAAGTAGTTCGCATGATAAAGGAAGGACAGGTACTTTCAAGGCAGCATGTTGACGTACCTGTCAAAGCGGACACTGTCTGCATCCATGGCGATGGAGCTGCAGCACTTGCTTTCGCTCAGCAAATTAAAGAAACGCTTGAACTGTCAGGAATTGAGATTAAAGCTTTCCGCTCTTAA
- a CDS encoding IclR family transcriptional regulator — protein sequence MQSKNKTVVKSMDILNLFLHHSKLSFNEIVQFSGIPKTSVHRMVLSLEEMGLLDKDEDDSKYSLGLVFLQFGHLVAERLDIRQVALPVMHRLHQEVGEAVNLIVRDGNEAIYIEKLDTKQPVRLYTAIGRRTPLYAGACSRVILAFLPYMERERYIDETELQQIASGTIVDKGKLRQTIADSRENGYSVSYSELEDYTAALAAPVFNFKGEIIAGISIAGLDVNYREDKLESLAEKVKAAALEVSQKLGFIN from the coding sequence TTGCAAAGCAAAAACAAAACGGTTGTGAAGTCGATGGATATTCTGAATCTTTTTCTTCATCATTCAAAGCTGAGCTTTAATGAAATTGTGCAGTTTTCAGGGATTCCAAAGACATCTGTGCACCGAATGGTATTGTCACTTGAGGAAATGGGACTACTGGATAAGGATGAGGATGATAGCAAGTATTCGCTTGGTCTTGTGTTTTTACAGTTTGGTCATTTGGTAGCAGAACGGCTTGATATTAGACAGGTGGCTTTGCCTGTAATGCACCGGCTTCATCAGGAGGTTGGCGAGGCTGTCAATTTGATAGTTCGGGATGGAAATGAGGCTATCTATATTGAAAAGCTCGATACGAAACAGCCTGTAAGGCTTTATACGGCAATAGGGAGAAGGACACCTCTTTATGCGGGAGCTTGTTCGCGGGTTATTCTCGCATTTCTGCCTTACATGGAGCGGGAACGATATATCGATGAAACAGAATTGCAGCAAATAGCATCTGGGACAATTGTTGATAAAGGAAAGCTACGGCAAACGATAGCAGATTCTCGCGAGAATGGTTACTCTGTCAGCTATTCAGAGCTCGAAGATTATACGGCGGCGCTTGCTGCTCCGGTCTTTAACTTTAAAGGGGAAATTATTGCCGGTATCAGCATTGCTGGCCTTGATGTTAATTATCGAGAGGACAAGCTTGAATCACTTGCTGAAAAGGTTAAGGCGGCAGCACTTGAGGTATCGCAAAAATTAGGATTCATAAACTAG